The nucleotide window AGCGCTTGATCACGGCCAGTTGCATCTGCTCGATCGTGGTGAACCGGCTCTCGCACTCGGGGCACTGACGACGGCGGCGAATGCTGCTGCCGTCCTCGGCGACCCTCGAATCCAGCACCCGGGTATCGGTGTGCCGGCAGTACGGGCAGTGCACGACGAGCCTTCTCTCCACGTTCGAGCTGGAATCAAGCTGTTGGATCTGAAACAAACCCGGTGCCCGACTGGGGACAACTCTGGGGATGACTTGTGGGTGGCGATGTGGACGGCGTGTGGATAGCGACCACTAACTGTGGAGGAAACACACCCGTGTAACTACTAGATATGGATCTTAGGCCGCTCCAGCGGAGACGTCAACCGTCCTGTGCCGGACTTCGCGAGTCGGTCAGCGGAGCCGGTCGCCCGGGCGGCCCGTTGGCCTGCAGGGCACCAACGGCGCGACGCGAACCGGTCAGAGGAGATTGCGAAGAACCGCGTAGAGCACCGCGGCAGCCGCGGCGACGCAGATCCAGGACCAGCCCGGAACGCGGTGGATCGGATCCGCGAGCCGGCGCGGTAGCCGCAACGTCGGTCCGCCCACAGCAGCCACCGTCCACGCCACTGCGGACAGTGCCAGCACGACGAGTGCGATGAACACGCCGGGGTTGTAGCCGAATGCGGCAGGAAGGTCGCCACGCAACAACTCGGCGCCCATCCTGGTGGCGCCACACAACGGGCATTGCCAGCCGGTGACAGCGCGGAACGGGCACGGAATGCCGAGCCCCGTGGTCCGGTAGACGAGGCTGAGGGCCAGCCCGCCGGCCAGGAAGGCGCCGACACCGACCGGGCCCCGAGCCCGGCGGGCCGTCGGATGCGGGACCGAGCCGGCACCGTACGTCGTTGGGTCGGAGGCCGCCTTCGAATGCTTGGGACCGGCAGCTGACACGAGACCCATTCTTCACCCCGGCGATGCGCATGGCACCCGCCGGCCGCGTCAGCGGTTACCGAGGGCGGACTGGGAGGGAATGTAGTTGTCCGACGTCACCGTGATCGCCGTCGCGGTGATCACGGTGATCGCGGCAGCCACCAGCACGGCCCCGGTGATCAGGACGACCGCGATCCCCCGACTCGTCAGCCGCCAGCCGGCCGACCCGGCGGCGACAGCCGTACGACGCACAGGCGCCGTGCTGCAGCCACGAACCTCAGCGGATCCGGCCGGCGACCGGCGCAGCGACGGAGCGTCGAGGCCGGTCACCGACCGGGTCGCCGGACGGCCGGCTCGACCGCTGCCACGGCTGGGCCGCGGCCGCCGAGCCCTGGTCGGCCGGTCGACCGAGCTCCGCACCGCTGAGGTTTCGATCGTTGTCGCACTCATCTTGCATCCCCTGACCTCGAACGCATGTTCGATAGAACGTCTGTTTGATTCTTAACCCATGACCGTGCGATCCGCAAGACCATTCGCACAGCCGTTCTCATTCGTTATCTGCCCTGCACCGGCCCTCCGACAGTTCTTCGGCGACCGGAGAAGCAGCCGTGACGATCACAACAGAGGCCACTGACAGTTCTTCCGAAAGGCGCCCTGCGGCGGCGCCGGTCAGAGACACGCCGGGCGACACATCGAACAATTGTTTGATTCTGTCGGCGGTCTTCTCTACGGTGAGCACATGGCCGATTCGAAGAAGAGTTCTCCCAGCTCGGGCCGCAGGGCGGCAGCGAAGAAGACCACCGCGCGGGCGAGATCCACTCCGCCCGCACCGGTGCAGACGCTCCGCCGTGGTCGGCCGAAGAATTCCGACGTCGAGGCGCAGATCGAGGCCGCCCGGGCCCGGTCGGCCGAGTTGGCGCAGCATGCCACCGTGACACCACTGCCGGACGGACCGGCCGACGCCAGCGGGCTCACCCCGCGACAGCGTCGGGTGCTCGAGGTGATCAAGGAAGCGGTGGACACCCGCGGCTATCCGCCGAGCATTCGCGAGCTCGGCGAGGAGGTCGGCCTGGCCAGTTCGTCCAGCGTGGCCCACCAGCTGAAGGTGCTGGAGCAGAAGGGATTCCTGCGTCGCGACCCGAATCGGCCGCGGGCGATGGAGGTGATCCTGCCGCAGGACTTCGGTGCGGACTCGGCCGCGGTTCGGTCGCTGCCGGGCACGGCGAGCACGACCGACGAGACGGCCATCAACGATGCCTTCCCAGCGCCGGTTCATGTCCCGGTGCTGGGCAGGATCGCCGCCGGTGGTCCGATCCTGGCCGAGGAGCGCTTCGAGGACGTGTTCGCGCTACCCAAGCAGGTGGTCGGCGAGGGTGAACTCTTCCTGCTCGAGGTTCGTGGCGACTCCATGATCGAGGCCGCGATCTGCGACGGCGACTGGGTGGTGGTCCGCAAGGAGCAGACTGCGGAGAACGGCGACATCGTCGCAGCGCTGCTCGACGACGAGGCGACCGTGAAGACGTTCAAGCGGACCCGCGGCCACGTCTGGCTGATGCCACACAACCCCGCCTACGATCCGATCGACGGCGATCACGCCTCGATCCTCGGCAAGGTGGTCGCCGTCCTGCGCCGGCTCTGACCTGGCTGGTCGCGTTGCCCTCGAGCAGATGGGTCAGCCGTTGACCGATTTCGACAGCGCCTTCAGATAGCCGTCGATCCCCCACGGCAGCGACAGCACGGTCGGCGGGGACACGGCGGCCACGAACGCCGGCCCGACTACCGGAGCGACGTGGCCGGCCTTCACCTGCTGCATCGACTTCGCGTACGGCTTGGACAAGAACGTGTCGATGCCCTTCTGGTCGTCGGCGTACACGACCAGCACGTCACTGGTCAGCGAACTGGTCTTCTCATAGCTCAACGTGTAGTAGAAGTTCTCGTCGTCGGGTGCGAGCCGATCGACGCTGGGCGCATTCACCAGCCCGAGGTCGGTCAGGAACTGCACCCGCGGATCGCTGTCCTTGTAGACGTAGAAGGTTCCGCCGACATCCCAGACGGCGGCGACGGTCTTGCCCTTGAGTTGAGGGTAGGCGGCGGCCTTGTCCTTGATCGTCCGGTCCGTGTCGGCGACCAGCTTCTCGGCCTCTGCCGATTGGCCCAGCGCTTCGCCGACTGTGGTCACCACGTCACGCCACGGAGTTGCCCAGGGTTTGTCGGGGTAGGCGACGGTCGGCGCGATCTTGCTCAACGTTTCGTACTGCTGCTTGGTGATACCGGAGTAGTTGGCCAGGATCAGGTCCGGCCGCGCCCTGGTGATCTCCTCGAACGGCACGTCGTCGGAACCGCTGGGATTGGGCAGGATCGCCGGCGTCTTGGCGTTCAACTGGGTCAGCTTCTGCTTGATCCACGGCAACAGGCCCTCCTTGTCGGCGCCGTAGGTCTGCTGCGGGATCGCCACCGGTACGACGCCGAGCGCGAGCGCGGCGTCGGTGCTGCCGAAGCCCCAGGTGACGACCCGGGTCGGCTTCTTCTCGATCGTCGTCGCCCCGAAC belongs to Microlunatus elymi and includes:
- a CDS encoding DUF2752 domain-containing protein, which translates into the protein MSAAGPKHSKAASDPTTYGAGSVPHPTARRARGPVGVGAFLAGGLALSLVYRTTGLGIPCPFRAVTGWQCPLCGATRMGAELLRGDLPAAFGYNPGVFIALVVLALSAVAWTVAAVGGPTLRLPRRLADPIHRVPGWSWICVAAAAAVLYAVLRNLL
- the lexA gene encoding transcriptional repressor LexA — encoded protein: MADSKKSSPSSGRRAAAKKTTARARSTPPAPVQTLRRGRPKNSDVEAQIEAARARSAELAQHATVTPLPDGPADASGLTPRQRRVLEVIKEAVDTRGYPPSIRELGEEVGLASSSSVAHQLKVLEQKGFLRRDPNRPRAMEVILPQDFGADSAAVRSLPGTASTTDETAINDAFPAPVHVPVLGRIAAGGPILAEERFEDVFALPKQVVGEGELFLLEVRGDSMIEAAICDGDWVVVRKEQTAENGDIVAALLDDEATVKTFKRTRGHVWLMPHNPAYDPIDGDHASILGKVVAVLRRL
- a CDS encoding iron-siderophore ABC transporter substrate-binding protein; translated protein: MIKPVRALVALVSVLGLIVLAACQSSATPQAGQSAGSGGSSAFPVTIQHAFGATTIEKKPTRVVTWGFGSTDAALALGVVPVAIPQQTYGADKEGLLPWIKQKLTQLNAKTPAILPNPSGSDDVPFEEITRARPDLILANYSGITKQQYETLSKIAPTVAYPDKPWATPWRDVVTTVGEALGQSAEAEKLVADTDRTIKDKAAAYPQLKGKTVAAVWDVGGTFYVYKDSDPRVQFLTDLGLVNAPSVDRLAPDDENFYYTLSYEKTSSLTSDVLVVYADDQKGIDTFLSKPYAKSMQQVKAGHVAPVVGPAFVAAVSPPTVLSLPWGIDGYLKALSKSVNG